The following coding sequences lie in one Cryptococcus neoformans var. neoformans B-3501A chromosome 2, whole genome shotgun sequence genomic window:
- a CDS encoding hypothetical protein (HMMPfam hit to MOZ_SAS, MOZ/SAS family, score: 426.4, E(): 3.1e-125) yields the protein MSPSAPSTPHGRGSGSEPGTPAPSVAAGGSYTIDDVVPGVKIYVIKPLSNGQAEQRRAEILSTRPKPKPSAFAPPPPPNAPSPDPRDDTEYYVHYVEFNKRLDEWVGGSRLVLSKEMEWPKSKDEPKKKDRPAKAQPSKAPSRATGSPIPSDSLLKKAANKAAMAAGKATPGKAMPSSKLGKASKIGKAGKFPQKRKAKTEADTEAEEESNEDNDALGEEEDMDEDGDVTLITSDGAIDPSREVVAAPSNPRAAPQVFSKKQEIEKLRTSGSMTQSHSEISRVKNLNKLQIGKHEVETWYFSPYPIEYAHLPVLYICEFCLLYYPSATQLRRHRAKCTLLHPPGNEIYRHEGISFFEIDGRKQRTWCRNLCLISKCFLDHKTLYYDVDPFLYYCMTVKDDYGCHLIGYFSKEKESAEGYNVACILTLPQHQRKGYGRLLIEFSYELSKVEGKLGSPEKPLSDLGLLGYRAYWQEKIVELLLDSDYEISLDEIAQKTSITHGDIMHTCQALQMIKYYKNSHIIHLTDAVIEQHKKTKAKPRRAINPAYLKWKPPVFSRAQLAFGF from the exons ATGTCGCCGTCAGCACCGTCAACTCCTCATGGTCGAGGGAGTGGTAGCGAGCCGGGTACTCCGGCACCTTCTGTGGCCGCTGGAGGATCATATACAATTGAT GATGTCGTTCCTGGGGTCAAAATCTATGTCATTAAGCCTCTTTCGAACGGCCAAGCCGAGCAACGCAGAGCGGAAATTCTTTCCACCCGTCCTAAACCCAAACCTTCAGCCTTTGcgcctccaccgcctcctAATGCACCCTCCCCCGACCCAAGAGACGATACAGAGTACTACGTTCATTATGTCGAGTTTAATAAACGTTTAGATGAATGGGTCGGCGGAAGCAGACTGGTGTTGAGTAAAGAAATGGAATGGCCAAAATCAAAGGATGAgccgaagaaaaaggacagACCTGCGAAAGCTCAGCCTTCTAAGGCCCCGTCTAGGGCCACCGGTTCACCTATTCCTTCCGATAGTCTACTGAAAAAGGCGGCGAATAAGGCTGCTATGGCTGCAGGTAAAGCTACTCCAGGGAAAGCTATGCCTTCTTCGAAACTTGGAAAAGCTAGCAAGATTGGGAAAGCTGGCAAATTCCCTCAAAAACGAAAGGCTAAGACAGAAGCGGACacagaagcagaagaggagagtaATGAGGATAATGATGCTTtaggcgaggaagaagacatggACGAAGACGGCGATGTGACCTTAATCACATCAGACGGCGCCATCGATCCCAGCCGTGAAGTCGTTGCCGCCCCTTCAAATCCCCGTGCGGCCCCCCAAGTGTTTTCCAAAAAACAAGAAATCGAAAAACTGAGGACATCTGGATCCATGACACAGTCTCATTCAGAGATCAGCAGGGTCAAAAACCTTAACAAGCTTCAAATCGGGAAGCATGAAGTTGAGACATGGTATTTCTCTCCTTATCCGATTGAATACGCACATCTTCCTGTTCTTTACATCTGCGAATTCTGTCTTCTCTACTATCCTTCTGCCACACAACTCAGGCGACATAGAGCGAAATGTACTCTCCTGCATCCTCCAGGCAACGAAATTTACCGCCACGAAGGTATTTCATTCTTCGAAATCGATGGTCGAAAACAACGCACTTGGTGCAGGAATCTATgtctcatctccaaatGCTTCCTCGACCATAAAACCTTGTACTACGATGTCGatccttttctttattATTGTATGACGGTCAAAGATGACTATGGCTGTCATCTTATTGGTTACTTTtcgaaggaaaaggagtCAGCCGAGGGTTATAATGTTGCCTGTATTCTGACTTTACCTCAACACCAGAGAAAGGGTTACGGTCGACTTTTGATCGAGTTCTCATACGAGCTGTCAAAAGTGGAAGGAAAGCTGGGGAGCCCCGAGAAGCCTTTATCGGATCTGGGCTTGTTGGGTTATCGAGCGTATTGGCAGGAGAAGATCGTCGAATTGCTACTGGACAGTGATTATGAGATCAGTCTGGACGAAATTGCCCAAAAAACATCAATCACTCATGGCGATATTATGCACAC TTGTCAGGCCCTACAGATGATCAAATACTACAAGAACAGTCATATTATCCATCTGACGGATGCTGTTATCGAACAAcacaaaaagacaaaagcTAAACCTCGGCGCGCCATCAACCCCGCATATTTGAAATGGAAGCCGCCGGTCTTTAGTAGAGCACAATTGGCGTTTGGTTTTTAA